A DNA window from Thermococcus sp. 4557 contains the following coding sequences:
- a CDS encoding helix-turn-helix domain-containing protein, whose amino-acid sequence MRLRQVAVFLMATLILLPWVSAYTVSSLVLTVYDDGYVKVEYELLPAEYSSQIELPLLGDHYENVIVEDEDGNPLNFLLENGSLLIYSGDAGIVKVSYYTPDLTAKEGMVWTLHVATNDSFTVVLPENAIVVDLSDIPLEIAGNSITMPPGNQSVSYTLNGRGAGGESGAGSLLYLALLGGLVVIGGFAYVLWRRKKGGKSMLTREEFQARLENLDLNEEEKRALLYIFDKGGKASQAEVREAIGLPKTTAWRMFKRLERKGLVRILKGKKENWVELKF is encoded by the coding sequence ATGAGACTCAGGCAAGTTGCAGTCTTCCTGATGGCAACGCTCATCCTTCTGCCTTGGGTTAGTGCGTATACCGTCTCGTCTCTGGTTTTGACGGTTTACGATGACGGCTACGTCAAGGTTGAATATGAACTCCTGCCCGCGGAGTACTCCTCTCAGATTGAACTTCCCCTCCTAGGAGACCATTACGAAAACGTCATCGTTGAGGACGAGGACGGAAATCCCCTGAACTTCCTGCTTGAGAACGGAAGTCTCCTCATCTATTCCGGGGATGCCGGGATAGTCAAGGTCTCCTACTACACCCCCGACCTGACCGCGAAGGAGGGCATGGTGTGGACGCTTCACGTTGCAACCAATGATTCCTTCACTGTTGTGCTACCCGAAAACGCCATAGTGGTTGACCTGAGCGACATACCGCTTGAGATAGCGGGGAACTCGATAACCATGCCCCCCGGAAACCAGAGCGTTTCCTACACGCTCAACGGCAGAGGTGCTGGAGGGGAGAGCGGGGCAGGCAGTTTGCTGTATCTCGCTCTCCTTGGGGGTCTTGTGGTGATAGGTGGATTCGCCTACGTACTTTGGAGGAGGAAAAAAGGTGGAAAATCAATGCTAACCCGCGAGGAGTTCCAGGCCAGACTTGAGAACCTCGACCTCAACGAGGAGGAGAAGCGCGCGCTGCTCTACATCTTCGACAAAGGCGGGAAGGCCAGCCAGGCCGAGGTCAGGGAGGCGATAGGTCTGCCGAAGACCACCGCATGGAGGATGTTCAAGCGCCTTGAGAGAAAGGGCCTCGTGAGGATACTGAAGGGGAAGAAGGAGAACTGGGTGGAGCTCAAGTTTTAA
- a CDS encoding sulfite exporter TauE/SafE family protein, whose protein sequence is MIDPAMAVLIGALIGTIAGLFGVGGGFLIVPSLVFLGLPIHVAIGTSLACITISSLSSAYAHIRAGRVLYRVAFLKEVFSIPAAMIGAYLSGMLNSNVLEAVFGLLLIYVAYVFVKRNDVRNRGEILRINYRKVPLIGALSGLTSGLLGVSGGVLNVPLFHTLAGLPVIYAVGTSSLALFFTALVGTATHLTLGQVDLQTALLLSPGLIIGAAAGARLVPRLHPRRFKILFSVLLILVAVRLLIRALKGF, encoded by the coding sequence ATGATTGACCCGGCAATGGCAGTTTTAATCGGCGCCCTCATAGGCACGATAGCGGGCCTTTTTGGGGTCGGAGGCGGGTTCCTCATCGTTCCCTCGCTGGTGTTCCTCGGACTGCCCATCCATGTGGCTATCGGAACCAGCCTTGCGTGCATAACGATAAGCTCCCTCTCCTCCGCCTACGCCCACATCCGGGCCGGCAGGGTTCTCTACCGGGTGGCCTTTCTGAAGGAGGTCTTTTCAATCCCAGCCGCGATGATAGGCGCGTACCTCTCGGGAATGCTGAATTCAAACGTCCTGGAGGCGGTGTTCGGCCTTCTCCTAATCTACGTTGCCTACGTCTTCGTCAAAAGGAACGATGTACGAAACCGCGGGGAGATACTGAGGATAAACTACAGGAAGGTTCCGCTGATCGGTGCCCTCTCCGGACTGACCTCCGGACTGCTCGGAGTCAGCGGGGGCGTACTGAACGTCCCCCTCTTCCACACCCTCGCGGGCCTCCCCGTGATCTACGCCGTCGGAACGTCCAGCCTCGCCCTGTTCTTTACGGCCCTGGTGGGAACGGCCACCCACCTCACGCTGGGTCAGGTGGACCTTCAAACGGCGCTCCTGCTCTCCCCCGGCCTCATAATAGGGGCCGCCGCGGGGGCCAGGCTGGTTCCGAGGCTTCATCCAAGGCGGTTTAAGATACTGTTCTCCGTGCTCCTGATACTGGTCGCGGTGAGGCTCCTCATCAGGGCACTCAAAGGTTTTTAA
- a CDS encoding sulfite exporter TauE/SafE family protein gives MLKYPGYFAVGVFIGILAAMFGLGGGFLIVPTLNFLGVEIHHAVGTSSAAVVFTSLSSAIAYSRQRRIHYKAGLLLASTAVIGAYIGAWMTSFISAAGLKVIFGLALVVVAVRIYRKKTAEPSEVRLEEVEVNYKLVPVGGFFAGIASGLLGVGGGIINVPFLTYLGLPIHYAVATSSFAIVFTATAGALKHYAMGNVETQWLVLLVPGLIIGAQLGARIAKRTRANSLKKAFAVVMALLALRMILKGLGLPVP, from the coding sequence TGCGGCCATGTTCGGCCTCGGGGGTGGATTCCTGATAGTTCCGACGCTGAACTTCCTCGGCGTCGAGATACACCACGCGGTGGGCACATCGAGCGCGGCTGTCGTCTTTACCTCCCTCAGCTCGGCGATAGCGTACTCAAGGCAGAGGAGGATACACTACAAGGCCGGCCTTCTGCTGGCCTCAACGGCCGTAATCGGTGCCTACATCGGCGCGTGGATGACCTCTTTTATAAGTGCCGCCGGGCTGAAGGTCATCTTCGGTCTCGCCCTTGTGGTAGTCGCCGTCAGGATATACCGCAAGAAAACCGCAGAGCCGAGTGAGGTCAGGCTCGAGGAAGTGGAGGTCAACTATAAGCTGGTGCCGGTCGGTGGTTTTTTCGCCGGAATTGCCAGCGGCCTCCTCGGCGTGGGAGGGGGCATAATCAACGTGCCCTTCCTTACCTACCTCGGCCTGCCCATACACTACGCGGTGGCGACTTCAAGCTTTGCGATAGTTTTCACAGCAACGGCCGGAGCGCTCAAGCACTACGCCATGGGCAACGTGGAGACCCAGTGGCTCGTCCTCCTCGTGCCAGGCCTTATAATCGGAGCACAGCTCGGTGCGAGGATAGCCAAGAGAACGAGGGCGAACAGTCTGAAGAAGGCCTTCGCGGTCGTCATGGCCCTCTTGGCCCTGAGGATGATTCTGAAGGGTCTCGGCCTTCCGGTTCCGTGA